The following coding sequences are from one Comamonas koreensis window:
- a CDS encoding urease subunit beta produces the protein MIPGELLLDEGEHTLNPGRRTTTLVVHNASDRPIQVGSHYHFAETNAGLSFDRQAAHGMRLHIASGMAVRFEPGQQRTVELVDVGGERQIYGFRGLVQGALE, from the coding sequence ATGATCCCAGGTGAACTGCTGCTGGACGAGGGCGAACACACGCTGAACCCCGGGCGCCGTACCACCACGCTGGTGGTACACAACGCGAGCGACCGGCCCATCCAGGTAGGGTCGCACTACCACTTTGCCGAGACCAATGCCGGCCTGAGCTTCGACCGCCAGGCGGCGCACGGCATGCGACTGCATATTGCCAGCGGCATGGCGGTGCGCTTTGAGCCCGGCCAGCAGCGCACGGTGGAGCTGGTGGATGTTGGCGGCGAGCGGCAGATCTACGGTTTTCGCGGCCTGGTGCAAGGGGCGCTGGAATGA
- a CDS encoding urease accessory protein UreF translates to MSTPLLTLSPASFLQLMWLASPALPIGGFSYSEGLEAGVNAALVGNEAQAADWIAEQLQLSQARGDMAVLAQAMQAWHSDERGRLVALNAWVLQTRESSELRLQTEQMGRSLVAWLQNRYADDGEALARVAWLAGQDASYPLAFALAAHLAGAGARDALLAYAFGWAENMVQAAIKSVPLGQSAGQRILARLAEAIPAAAEHALVLGDDQRQAFSPMLAILSARHEHQYSRLFRS, encoded by the coding sequence ATGAGCACGCCGCTCCTCACCCTCTCACCCGCCAGCTTTTTGCAGCTGATGTGGCTGGCTTCGCCGGCTTTGCCGATCGGCGGCTTCTCCTATTCGGAGGGGCTGGAGGCGGGCGTGAATGCCGCGCTGGTGGGCAACGAGGCGCAGGCGGCCGACTGGATTGCCGAGCAGCTGCAGCTCAGCCAGGCCCGGGGCGATATGGCGGTGCTGGCCCAGGCCATGCAGGCCTGGCACAGCGATGAGCGTGGGCGCCTGGTGGCACTCAACGCCTGGGTGCTGCAGACGCGCGAGAGCAGCGAGCTGCGCCTGCAGACCGAGCAGATGGGCCGCTCGCTGGTGGCCTGGTTGCAGAACCGCTATGCCGATGATGGCGAGGCGCTGGCCCGGGTGGCCTGGCTGGCTGGCCAGGATGCAAGCTACCCGCTGGCCTTTGCGCTGGCCGCGCACCTGGCAGGCGCAGGCGCGCGCGATGCGCTGCTCGCCTATGCCTTTGGCTGGGCCGAGAACATGGTGCAGGCAGCGATCAAATCCGTGCCGCTGGGCCAGAGCGCCGGCCAGCGCATTCTGGCGCGGCTGGCAGAGGCGATACCGGCGGCGGCCGAGCATGCGCTGGTGCTGGGCGATGACCAGCGCCAGGCTTTTTCCCCGATGCTGGCCATTCTTTCGGCCCGGCATGAACACCAATACTCACGGCTTTTTCGATCATGA
- the ureC gene encoding urease subunit alpha — MATMDRRAYAETYGPTVGDRLRLADTELVVQVEQDFTLRAGGYGEEVKFGGGKTIRDGMAQSQRSSAQGAMDTVLTNALIIDHWGIVKADIGLKAGRIAAIGKAGNPDTQPGVDIIIGPGTEIISCEGMVVTAGGIDTHIHFIAPQQIEEALTSGVTTMIGGGTGPATGTFATTCTPGAWNMERMLQAADAFPMNLGFLGKGNASLPLALHEQIDAGAIGLKLHEDWGSTPAAIDNCLDVAELTDTQVAIHTDTLNESGFVEDTVAAFKGRTIHTFHTEGAGGGHAPDILKVVGEANVLPSSTNPTRPYTINTLDEHVDMLMVCHHLDAGIAEDLAFAESRIRKETIAAEDILHDIGAISMFSSDSQAMGRVGEVILRTWQTAHKMKLQRGALPGDSERHDNFRIKRYIAKYTINPAIAHGISHEVGSLEVGKWADIVIWKPAFFGVKPSCILKGGFIAMAAMGDPNASIPTPQPVHYRPMFGAFGGAIARTSLTFVSQAGLAAGIGQRFGLAKTLSAVKGIRGLQKQHMVHNDLAPHMEVDAQTYAVRADGQLLTCEPASSLPMAQRYFLF, encoded by the coding sequence ATGGCAACAATGGACAGACGCGCATACGCAGAGACCTATGGGCCCACGGTGGGTGACCGCCTGCGCCTGGCCGATACCGAACTGGTCGTGCAGGTGGAGCAGGACTTCACCCTGCGTGCGGGCGGCTACGGCGAAGAGGTGAAGTTTGGCGGTGGCAAGACCATCCGTGATGGCATGGCGCAAAGCCAGCGCAGCAGTGCGCAGGGCGCGATGGACACGGTGCTGACCAATGCGCTGATCATCGACCACTGGGGCATCGTCAAGGCGGACATTGGCCTGAAGGCCGGCCGCATTGCCGCGATTGGCAAGGCCGGCAACCCGGACACGCAGCCGGGTGTGGACATCATCATTGGCCCGGGCACCGAGATCATCAGCTGCGAAGGCATGGTCGTGACCGCTGGCGGCATCGACACGCACATCCACTTCATCGCGCCCCAGCAGATCGAAGAGGCGCTGACCAGCGGCGTGACGACGATGATTGGTGGCGGCACCGGCCCGGCCACCGGCACCTTTGCGACCACCTGCACGCCCGGCGCCTGGAACATGGAGCGCATGCTGCAGGCGGCCGATGCCTTCCCGATGAACCTGGGCTTTCTGGGCAAGGGCAATGCCAGCCTGCCGCTGGCCCTGCATGAGCAGATCGATGCCGGCGCGATTGGCCTCAAGCTGCACGAGGACTGGGGCAGCACGCCGGCGGCCATCGACAACTGCCTGGATGTGGCCGAGCTCACCGACACCCAGGTGGCGATCCATACCGATACGCTCAACGAAAGCGGCTTTGTCGAAGACACGGTGGCCGCGTTCAAGGGCCGCACCATCCACACCTTCCACACCGAAGGGGCGGGCGGCGGCCATGCGCCCGATATCTTGAAAGTGGTGGGCGAGGCCAATGTGCTGCCCAGCTCGACCAACCCGACGCGGCCCTACACGATCAACACCTTGGATGAGCATGTGGACATGCTGATGGTCTGCCACCACCTTGATGCCGGGATTGCCGAGGACCTGGCCTTTGCTGAAAGCCGCATCCGCAAGGAAACCATTGCGGCCGAGGATATCCTGCACGACATTGGCGCCATCAGCATGTTCAGCTCCGACAGCCAGGCCATGGGCCGGGTGGGTGAGGTGATCCTGCGCACCTGGCAGACGGCGCACAAGATGAAGCTCCAGCGCGGCGCCTTGCCCGGCGACAGCGAGCGGCATGACAACTTCCGCATCAAGCGCTACATCGCCAAGTACACGATCAACCCGGCCATTGCCCATGGCATCAGCCATGAGGTGGGCAGCCTCGAAGTGGGCAAGTGGGCCGATATCGTCATCTGGAAGCCGGCCTTCTTTGGCGTCAAACCCAGCTGCATTCTCAAGGGCGGCTTTATCGCGATGGCGGCCATGGGTGACCCCAATGCCTCGATCCCGACACCCCAGCCGGTGCACTACCGCCCGATGTTTGGCGCCTTTGGCGGGGCGATTGCCAGGACCTCACTGACCTTTGTCTCGCAAGCGGGCTTGGCTGCCGGCATTGGCCAGCGCTTTGGCCTGGCCAAGACCTTGTCGGCTGTCAAAGGCATACGCGGCTTGCAAAAGCAGCACATGGTGCACAACGACCTGGCGCCGCACATGGAGGTCGATGCCCAGACCTATGCGGTGCGCGCCGATGGCCAGCTGCTGACCTGCGAGCCAGCGAGCAGCCTGCCGATGGCCCAGCGTTATTTTCTGTTTTGA
- a CDS encoding gamma-glutamylcyclotransferase family protein, whose translation MQTPPPEHPITDPPWRPCGAGHVAVYGTLRAGGVNDIARLQPGIALLGRSLLTGTLYDLGWYPGLQLQGSSLVLAEVYPLNDALEQAMDRIEGIWPQDVGEYTKRVLTLDVALTSGGQHPLEVLVYEALPPALQGRTQITAQDWLAWITQQGREHPDTAFSLNTPQR comes from the coding sequence ATGCAGACTCCCCCCCCAGAACACCCTATCACCGACCCGCCCTGGCGCCCTTGTGGCGCGGGCCATGTCGCCGTCTATGGCACCTTGCGCGCCGGGGGCGTGAACGACATTGCCCGGCTGCAGCCTGGCATCGCCCTGCTGGGCCGCAGCTTGCTGACGGGTACGCTGTATGACCTGGGCTGGTACCCGGGCCTGCAGTTGCAGGGCAGCAGCCTGGTGCTCGCCGAGGTCTACCCCTTGAACGATGCACTGGAGCAGGCCATGGACCGCATCGAAGGCATCTGGCCGCAGGATGTGGGTGAATACACCAAGCGCGTGCTGACGCTGGACGTCGCGCTGACCAGCGGCGGCCAACATCCGCTGGAGGTGCTGGTCTACGAGGCCCTGCCCCCGGCCTTGCAAGGCCGCACGCAGATCACGGCGCAGGACTGGCTGGCCTGGATTACGCAGCAGGGCCGCGAGCACCCCGATACGGCTTTTAGCCTCAATACGCCCCAGCGCTGA
- a CDS encoding iron-containing redox enzyme family protein codes for MPVAYSQVYIESAGHFMPGAPIANDGMDAYVAPLNRLSERIKRRILAENGIQQRHYAIAPDGSTRYSNAQMAKGAIEAALAQAARPLADIGFLASGSSGGDALMPGFASMIQGEMAAPPMELLSVQGVCAASVGALQSAALAVEHGTHAHALAVASEMPSRLFKRSRYAGQDYNTDFDAHFLRWMLSDGAGAVLLGQGAALPQRPDLRLKLRWTHQRSFAGDYPVCMQLGLTHDRQRSHLDFPSWAEAEAAGALSLRQDIRLLPHLFDVCIHEYARIAHQGWLPERGIDHFLCHYSSEKFIPVVDELLNKAQLSIPRERWWSNLAWRGNTGAASIFVMIAEYLQTQHERLKPGDTMLCFVPESGRFTAGYMLLEVERSTPAGTSATSASTPAQRAPQAAAAAESALIAPPHDPAAAPAGLAPLLTELASIWHDYRSQVWRTPLVHRIHSGQIQQADYVRWMSQWVPQVREGSLWMREGATSLTGAYAELAALMGVHASEEQNDFKILHQDYLNAGGTETDIQQLRRNPGGEALNSYLHSLAATPNPIGLLGAIYIIEGTGQRIVPSLLPLLRQHLALGPECFRFLEYHGANDEDHLERWLLAVQMVMALDETGTAAAAIAATARHTSALYLMQFRHILEATASERAR; via the coding sequence ATGCCAGTCGCTTATTCGCAGGTCTATATCGAATCCGCCGGTCACTTCATGCCCGGCGCCCCCATTGCCAACGACGGCATGGATGCCTATGTCGCACCACTCAACCGCCTGTCCGAACGCATCAAGCGCCGCATCCTGGCGGAAAACGGCATCCAGCAGCGCCACTACGCGATTGCGCCCGATGGCAGCACCCGCTACAGCAATGCGCAAATGGCCAAGGGCGCCATCGAAGCGGCCCTGGCGCAGGCCGCGCGGCCGCTGGCCGACATTGGCTTTCTGGCCAGCGGGTCCTCTGGCGGCGACGCGCTGATGCCCGGCTTTGCCAGCATGATCCAGGGCGAGATGGCCGCCCCGCCGATGGAGCTGCTCAGCGTGCAGGGCGTCTGCGCGGCCAGCGTGGGTGCGCTGCAAAGCGCGGCGCTGGCGGTGGAGCACGGCACGCATGCCCATGCGCTGGCGGTGGCCAGCGAGATGCCCTCGCGCCTTTTCAAGCGCTCGCGCTACGCGGGCCAGGACTACAACACCGATTTCGATGCGCACTTTTTGCGCTGGATGCTGAGCGATGGCGCCGGCGCCGTGCTGCTGGGCCAGGGCGCCGCGTTGCCCCAGCGCCCCGACCTGCGCCTCAAACTGCGCTGGACCCACCAGCGCAGCTTTGCCGGCGACTACCCGGTGTGCATGCAGCTGGGCCTCACGCATGACCGCCAGCGCAGCCACCTCGATTTCCCCTCCTGGGCCGAGGCCGAGGCCGCAGGCGCGCTGTCCCTGCGCCAGGACATCCGCCTGCTGCCCCACCTCTTCGATGTCTGCATCCACGAGTACGCCCGCATCGCCCACCAGGGCTGGCTGCCCGAGCGCGGCATTGACCATTTTCTGTGCCACTACTCGTCCGAGAAATTCATTCCCGTCGTCGATGAGCTGCTGAACAAGGCGCAGCTGTCGATCCCGCGGGAGCGCTGGTGGAGCAACCTGGCCTGGCGCGGCAATACCGGCGCGGCCTCGATTTTTGTGATGATCGCCGAATACCTGCAGACCCAGCATGAGCGCTTGAAACCCGGCGACACCATGCTGTGCTTTGTGCCCGAGTCCGGCCGCTTTACCGCTGGCTATATGCTGCTGGAGGTGGAGCGCAGCACGCCTGCTGGCACGTCTGCCACCAGCGCCAGCACCCCGGCCCAACGCGCGCCCCAGGCCGCAGCCGCTGCAGAAAGCGCGCTGATCGCCCCGCCCCATGATCCGGCCGCAGCCCCAGCGGGCCTGGCGCCCTTGCTGACCGAGCTGGCCAGCATCTGGCATGACTACCGCTCCCAGGTCTGGCGCACGCCGCTGGTGCACCGCATCCACAGCGGCCAGATCCAGCAGGCCGACTATGTGCGCTGGATGAGCCAATGGGTGCCGCAGGTGCGCGAAGGCAGCCTGTGGATGCGCGAAGGTGCCACCTCGCTCACAGGGGCCTATGCCGAGCTGGCTGCGCTGATGGGCGTGCATGCCAGCGAGGAGCAGAACGACTTCAAGATCCTGCACCAGGACTACTTGAATGCCGGGGGCACCGAAACCGACATCCAGCAGCTGCGCCGCAACCCCGGCGGCGAGGCGCTCAACAGCTACCTGCACAGCCTGGCAGCCACTCCCAACCCGATTGGCCTCCTGGGCGCCATCTACATCATTGAAGGTACGGGCCAGCGCATCGTTCCCAGCCTGCTGCCGCTGTTGCGCCAGCACCTGGCGCTGGGCCCAGAGTGCTTCCGCTTTCTGGAGTACCACGGCGCCAATGACGAAGACCACCTGGAGCGCTGGCTGCTGGCGGTGCAGATGGTGATGGCGCTGGACGAGACCGGCACCGCCGCAGCAGCGATTGCCGCGACCGCACGCCATACCTCTGCGCTCTACCTGATGCAGTTCCGGCACATTCTGGAAGCCACGGCCTCGGAGCGCGCACGATGA
- a CDS encoding GNAT family N-acetyltransferase — protein sequence MASPLIFKLDPVTDARVLAFLEAHLSDMRRISPPESVHALDPAQLRAPGLQLWTGWTAAQEPKALVATCALKTLDAGHLELKSMRVEAAQRGSGAAQQVLDHVLAQARAMGARRISLETGTEAFFAPARRFYARNGFVPCAPFGSYQPDPNSCFMRLELP from the coding sequence ATGGCAAGCCCATTGATTTTCAAGCTGGACCCCGTGACCGACGCGCGCGTGCTGGCCTTTTTGGAAGCGCACCTGAGCGATATGCGCCGTATCTCGCCGCCCGAGAGCGTGCATGCGCTCGACCCCGCGCAGCTGCGCGCGCCCGGGCTGCAGCTGTGGACCGGCTGGACCGCTGCGCAGGAGCCCAAGGCCTTGGTCGCCACCTGCGCGCTCAAGACCCTGGATGCCGGCCACCTGGAGCTCAAATCGATGCGGGTGGAGGCGGCGCAACGCGGCTCAGGCGCCGCCCAGCAGGTGCTAGACCATGTGCTGGCCCAGGCCCGCGCGATGGGGGCCAGGCGCATCAGCCTGGAGACGGGTACCGAGGCCTTTTTTGCACCGGCGCGCCGTTTTTACGCGCGCAATGGCTTTGTCCCCTGCGCACCGTTTGGCAGCTACCAGCCCGATCCGAACAGCTGCTTTATGCGCCTGGAGCTGCCATGA
- the ureG gene encoding urease accessory protein UreG translates to MSTALHHIPHRSKKLPPLRVGIGGPVGSGKTTILEMLCKAMRDKWDLIAITNDIYTKEDQRLLTVSGALPAERIMGVETGGCPHTAIREDASINLEAIDRMLGQFPDADIVFIESGGDNLAATFSPELSDLTIYVIDVAAGEKIPRKGGPGITKSDLFVINKTDLAPYVGANLEVMRSDTERMRSTPKGTKPFVMTNLKTLDGLDEVVAFIEKQGLLLG, encoded by the coding sequence ATGAGCACTGCACTGCACCACATCCCCCACCGCAGCAAAAAGCTGCCTCCGCTGCGCGTTGGTATCGGCGGGCCCGTGGGCTCGGGCAAGACCACCATCTTGGAGATGCTGTGCAAGGCCATGCGCGACAAATGGGACCTGATCGCCATCACCAACGACATCTACACCAAGGAAGACCAGCGCCTGCTGACCGTCAGCGGCGCGCTGCCAGCCGAGCGCATCATGGGGGTGGAGACGGGCGGCTGCCCGCACACGGCGATCCGCGAAGATGCCTCCATCAACCTCGAAGCCATCGACCGCATGCTGGGCCAGTTTCCCGATGCCGATATCGTGTTTATCGAATCGGGCGGCGACAACCTGGCTGCGACCTTCAGCCCCGAGCTGTCGGACCTGACCATCTATGTGATCGATGTGGCGGCCGGCGAAAAGATTCCGCGCAAGGGCGGCCCGGGCATCACCAAGAGCGATCTGTTTGTGATCAACAAGACCGATCTGGCCCCCTATGTCGGTGCCAACCTGGAGGTGATGCGCAGCGACACCGAACGCATGCGCAGCACGCCCAAAGGCACCAAGCCCTTTGTGATGACCAACCTGAAGACACTGGACGGCCTCGATGAGGTGGTGGCCTTTATCGAAAAGCAGGGCCTGCTGCTGGGCTGA
- a CDS encoding DUF6999 family protein yields MTDFRDIPHDERDPNPWLALYLDDSTPLPDHVKAAWLKDSSSRSRQFLLPFIRPIARISIILIQVLKVLLPKRWAHSKLLHRTLAFSMNRFVSPEANWLIMRHFHLGSQILSFIGANAPTPVPTKPLAPMEIDDIKDELFLKHDLNLFNFVIRLNTTLRSHGQHMGPVAEPDFGMLCDPPLQLAAMPHGRLNILDLQSAIEIYTPVYQLLLTDNDFWRASNSLQLDETVAIYAAKILSSPEHLVMLNNKHPLVPLSTLRAGHRLVLHGLSTEMLHCLLMRMATGETPLPSREIAKTRQAAGRPAQAG; encoded by the coding sequence ATGACCGATTTTCGGGACATCCCCCACGACGAGCGCGACCCCAACCCCTGGCTCGCGCTCTACCTGGACGACAGCACGCCGCTGCCCGACCATGTCAAGGCCGCCTGGCTCAAGGATTCGAGCAGCCGCTCGCGCCAGTTTCTGTTGCCCTTCATCCGGCCGATTGCGCGCATCAGCATCATTCTGATCCAGGTGCTCAAGGTGCTGCTGCCCAAGCGCTGGGCGCATTCCAAGCTGCTGCACCGCACCCTGGCCTTCAGCATGAACCGCTTTGTCTCGCCCGAGGCGAACTGGCTCATCATGCGCCACTTCCACCTGGGCTCGCAGATCCTGAGCTTTATCGGCGCCAATGCGCCCACGCCCGTGCCCACCAAGCCGCTGGCCCCGATGGAGATCGATGACATCAAGGACGAGCTGTTCCTGAAGCACGACCTGAACCTGTTCAACTTTGTCATCCGGCTCAACACCACGCTGCGCAGCCACGGCCAGCACATGGGCCCGGTGGCCGAGCCCGACTTTGGCATGCTCTGCGACCCACCGCTGCAGCTGGCCGCGATGCCCCATGGCCGGCTCAACATTCTCGATCTGCAAAGCGCCATCGAGATCTACACGCCGGTCTACCAGCTGCTGCTGACCGACAACGATTTCTGGCGCGCCAGCAATTCGCTGCAGCTCGATGAGACCGTCGCCATCTATGCGGCCAAGATCCTGTCCTCGCCCGAGCACCTGGTGATGCTCAACAACAAGCACCCGCTGGTACCCCTGTCCACCTTGCGCGCTGGCCACCGCCTGGTGCTCCATGGCCTGTCCACCGAGATGCTGCACTGCCTGCTGATGCGCATGGCCACCGGCGAGACCCCGCTACCCAGCCGCGAAATTGCCAAGACCCGGCAAGCGGCGGGCCGGCCTGCGCAGGCCGGCTGA
- a CDS encoding HupE/UreJ family protein, which yields MNFKKFSAALATAAAALPLSAMAHVGADGGGHHGLLSSFGHAFAHPFTGADHMAAMLAVGAWSALTVTPAWRAPAAFVALLVAGALAGFAGLWVPGVEPMIAASVLVLGLLVAVQKQMPWVLAAALAGVFAFFHGAAHGFELAADSALASAGALAGMALGSALLHVGGMVLGKALMQRHRWLAKLAGGATAVLGAAMLTRLA from the coding sequence ATGAACTTCAAGAAATTCTCTGCCGCGCTGGCCACCGCCGCTGCGGCTTTGCCGCTGTCAGCCATGGCCCATGTGGGCGCCGATGGTGGCGGCCACCATGGCCTTTTGAGCAGCTTTGGCCATGCCTTTGCCCATCCGTTTACTGGCGCCGACCATATGGCCGCGATGTTGGCCGTGGGCGCCTGGAGTGCGCTGACGGTGACGCCCGCCTGGCGCGCACCGGCCGCCTTTGTGGCCCTGCTGGTGGCGGGGGCGCTGGCAGGTTTTGCCGGTCTGTGGGTGCCCGGCGTGGAGCCGATGATTGCCGCATCGGTGCTGGTGTTGGGCCTGCTGGTGGCGGTGCAAAAGCAGATGCCCTGGGTGCTGGCCGCTGCGCTGGCCGGGGTGTTTGCGTTTTTCCATGGCGCGGCCCACGGCTTTGAGCTGGCAGCAGATTCGGCGTTGGCATCGGCGGGCGCGCTGGCGGGCATGGCGCTGGGCTCGGCCTTGTTGCATGTGGGCGGCATGGTGCTGGGCAAGGCCCTCATGCAGCGCCACCGCTGGCTGGCCAAGCTGGCGGGCGGGGCCACCGCGGTCTTGGGCGCGGCCATGCTGACGCGCCTGGCCTGA
- the ureE gene encoding urease accessory protein UreE — MLQVSKCLPAGQGLAPALRKRASFVELDWDVRQKSRFSATDSSGRALAIFLPRGQAVRGGDVLVAEDGSVILVQAAPQKVLHISACAQHGSAFDLMRAAYHLGNRHVPIELQPDHLKIEPDHVLADMLRSMHMTVVEAELPFEPEGGAYGGHVTNDGHSHHGHGHGHSHDHGHGHAHPHPHHLG, encoded by the coding sequence ATGCTGCAAGTCTCCAAATGCCTGCCCGCTGGCCAGGGCCTGGCACCGGCCCTGCGCAAGCGCGCGAGCTTTGTCGAGCTGGACTGGGATGTGCGCCAGAAATCGCGCTTTTCGGCCACCGACAGCAGCGGCCGTGCGCTGGCGATTTTTCTGCCACGCGGTCAGGCCGTGCGCGGAGGCGATGTGCTGGTGGCCGAGGACGGCTCGGTGATTCTCGTGCAAGCCGCGCCGCAAAAAGTGCTGCATATCAGCGCTTGCGCGCAGCATGGCTCGGCTTTTGACCTGATGCGCGCCGCCTACCACCTGGGCAACCGCCATGTGCCCATCGAGCTGCAGCCCGACCACCTCAAGATCGAACCCGACCATGTGCTGGCCGACATGCTGCGCAGCATGCATATGACCGTGGTCGAGGCGGAACTGCCTTTTGAGCCGGAAGGCGGCGCCTATGGCGGGCATGTCACCAACGATGGCCACAGCCACCATGGGCATGGCCATGGGCACAGCCATGACCATGGGCATGGCCATGCCCATCCGCATCCGCACCACCTCGGATGA
- a CDS encoding sterol desaturase family protein, giving the protein MTAAQVFSDLSAWQVMAWGLAFFSVLYVAGGLGMTALTGFLQRRGIGQVLDTRPLKPDQLRREWRQSFHSILVFGLGMVVPWGFVQLGWAHFAVAPSGWQIAIEIWVLLIWNDVHFWINHRLLHTRWFKRFHGDHHRSVVVTPWSTYSFHPIEAMMLGNVILLPMVLHDFAFWSLASVPVFSIFLNAVGHANYDFFPRVGPRHPLAASRRHHLHHARPAGNYGFALAFMDRLMRSEADPLPPRPPRPAPGRPAA; this is encoded by the coding sequence ATGACGGCCGCCCAAGTCTTCTCCGACCTCAGCGCCTGGCAGGTGATGGCTTGGGGCCTGGCATTTTTCAGTGTCCTGTATGTGGCGGGTGGCCTGGGCATGACGGCGCTCACCGGCTTTCTACAACGACGCGGCATCGGCCAGGTGCTCGATACCCGGCCGCTCAAGCCCGACCAGTTGCGGCGCGAGTGGCGCCAGTCTTTCCATTCGATCCTGGTGTTTGGCCTGGGCATGGTCGTGCCCTGGGGCTTCGTGCAGTTGGGCTGGGCGCATTTTGCAGTGGCGCCCAGCGGCTGGCAAATCGCCATCGAGATCTGGGTGCTGCTGATCTGGAACGATGTGCATTTCTGGATCAACCACCGCCTGCTGCACACGCGCTGGTTCAAGCGCTTCCATGGCGACCACCACCGCTCGGTCGTCGTCACGCCTTGGTCGACCTACAGCTTTCACCCCATCGAGGCGATGATGTTGGGCAATGTGATCCTGCTGCCGATGGTGCTGCATGACTTTGCCTTCTGGTCGCTGGCCTCGGTGCCGGTGTTCAGCATCTTCCTGAACGCCGTAGGCCATGCCAATTACGACTTCTTCCCGCGCGTAGGGCCCCGCCACCCGCTGGCTGCCAGCCGCCGCCACCACCTGCACCATGCCCGGCCCGCCGGCAACTATGGCTTTGCACTGGCCTTTATGGACCGCCTGATGCGCAGCGAAGCAGACCCGCTGCCCCCGCGCCCTCCACGCCCGGCCCCAGGCCGCCCCGCTGCTTGA
- a CDS encoding fatty acid desaturase: MLALPLIATWQWQHGLVWWLYLVQLFLTLGIGVIHHNHTHLRMWTGPHSRWANRATDYALTLLQGHPTFVFWPAHVANHHRYKHGEQDIARTYRFGGDSNHLWGYLLHPLQAAWVLYPLFIRWLAGLRRRQPGAFRYCMGQYALWLGSWAGLLALDWKKALVFVILPQLHGLHWLLATNYLQHAHADGRKSPKSKNDTDGGMLNYARNFEGWVNPLLFNIGLHTAHHECPHAHWSALTRLHAEEYRHRVHPALNEAGLLPYMARVFVGGMVCRSARSRSLMPPMEKK; encoded by the coding sequence ATGCTGGCCCTGCCGCTGATCGCCACCTGGCAGTGGCAGCATGGCCTGGTCTGGTGGCTCTATCTGGTCCAGCTATTTTTGACCTTGGGCATCGGCGTCATCCACCACAACCACACGCACCTGCGCATGTGGACGGGGCCGCACAGCCGCTGGGCCAACCGCGCCACCGACTATGCGCTGACGTTGCTGCAGGGCCACCCTACCTTTGTGTTCTGGCCCGCCCATGTGGCCAACCACCACCGCTACAAGCATGGCGAGCAGGACATCGCCCGCACCTACCGCTTTGGCGGTGACAGCAACCACCTATGGGGCTACCTGCTCCACCCGCTGCAGGCGGCCTGGGTGCTGTACCCGCTGTTCATCCGCTGGCTGGCGGGGCTGCGCCGGCGCCAGCCCGGCGCCTTTCGCTACTGCATGGGCCAGTACGCACTGTGGCTGGGCAGCTGGGCGGGGCTGCTGGCGCTGGATTGGAAAAAGGCGCTGGTCTTTGTCATCCTGCCCCAGCTCCATGGCCTGCACTGGCTGCTGGCCACCAACTACCTGCAGCATGCACATGCCGATGGCCGCAAGTCCCCAAAGTCCAAAAACGATACCGACGGTGGCATGCTGAACTACGCGCGCAATTTTGAAGGCTGGGTCAACCCGCTGCTCTTTAATATTGGCCTGCACACCGCCCACCATGAATGCCCGCATGCCCACTGGTCCGCGTTGACCCGTTTGCATGCTGAAGAATACCGACACCGGGTCCACCCGGCGCTCAATGAGGCAGGCCTGTTGCCCTATATGGCACGGGTCTTTGTTGGAGGGATGGTTTGCCGATCGGCCCGCAGCCGGTCGCTGATGCCGCCTATGGAGAAAAAGTAG